A genomic segment from Chitinophagaceae bacterium encodes:
- a CDS encoding S9 family peptidase, translating to MSKKLLVALFAASLLFACNTKKNENPEEMVKWPDVKPPVAETKVHWRTIHGDSVLDNYYWMYDYFGKGPDSSSVVDYLKAENAYLDTMMSGTKKLQADLFTEMKSRIKEKDENVPVFKNGYYYYYRTEEGKQYFKYCRKKGSLDAAEEVLLDVDKMAEGHAYFSAGGFDVSEDNKLLAYGVDDVSRRQYTIYIKNLETGQILPDVVKGTSADPTWANDNKTFFYTSNNPVTLLGEKVKRHTLGTDAASDATVYDEKDKTNYIGVSKSKNYKYIYVYSGGTLSSEIFYIDASVPTAPFTSFQPRIKDVLYDITPLADRFLIRTNKDAKNFKLMECPLDKTGVENWKDYIPHRTDVLLQGVEEFKDFIVVNERKDGLVKFRVKNLKVNSEYYIDFGEAAYAANFSGNPDYNSTTLRYAYTSLTTPASVYDYNLVSKDKKLMKQQEVVGGYNPQDYVSERVMVTAKDGSKVPLSIVYKKGFKKDGTSPLLLYGYGSYGASMDAGFSSTRLSLLNRGFAFAIAHIRGGQELGRQWYEDGKMLKKKNSFTDFIDCGEYLVKEKYTGKNHLYAEGGSAGGLLMGAVVNMAPDLWHGVIAEVPFVDVVNTMLDESIPLTTNEFDEWGNPKNKEAYDYIKSYSPYENIEKKAYPNLLVTTGLHDSQVQYFEPAKWVAKLRTMKTGNNILLLHTNMDFGHGGASGRFDYLKDIALNYAFLFTLEGISK from the coding sequence ATGTCAAAAAAATTGCTCGTTGCTTTATTTGCAGCATCATTATTATTTGCCTGTAACACAAAAAAAAACGAAAATCCCGAAGAAATGGTAAAATGGCCAGATGTAAAGCCGCCTGTTGCTGAAACAAAAGTACACTGGCGCACAATTCATGGAGATAGCGTATTGGATAATTATTACTGGATGTATGATTATTTTGGCAAAGGACCCGATAGCAGCAGCGTAGTAGATTATTTAAAAGCTGAAAATGCCTACCTGGATACCATGATGAGCGGTACCAAAAAATTGCAAGCCGATTTGTTTACCGAAATGAAAAGCAGGATTAAAGAAAAAGATGAAAATGTACCGGTATTTAAAAACGGGTATTATTATTATTACCGAACTGAAGAAGGAAAGCAATATTTTAAATACTGCCGCAAAAAAGGCAGCCTTGATGCAGCAGAAGAAGTTTTGCTTGATGTAGATAAAATGGCTGAAGGCCACGCTTATTTTTCCGCTGGCGGCTTTGATGTGAGTGAAGACAACAAACTGCTGGCTTACGGTGTAGATGATGTAAGCCGCAGGCAATACACAATTTATATAAAAAACCTGGAAACCGGGCAAATATTGCCTGATGTAGTTAAAGGTACCAGCGCCGACCCAACCTGGGCAAACGATAATAAAACATTTTTCTATACAAGTAACAACCCGGTAACCCTTTTGGGTGAAAAAGTAAAACGCCACACATTGGGCACAGATGCGGCTTCTGATGCAACGGTATATGATGAAAAAGATAAAACCAATTATATTGGAGTATCCAAAAGCAAAAACTACAAATATATTTATGTTTATTCGGGCGGCACTTTATCCTCCGAAATTTTTTATATTGATGCTTCGGTGCCTACTGCTCCATTTACCTCTTTTCAACCCAGGATAAAAGATGTGTTGTATGATATAACACCACTGGCAGACAGGTTTCTCATACGCACCAATAAAGATGCAAAAAATTTTAAACTCATGGAGTGCCCGCTTGATAAAACCGGCGTGGAAAACTGGAAAGATTATATACCTCACCGTACCGATGTACTACTGCAAGGCGTGGAAGAATTTAAAGATTTTATTGTAGTCAATGAACGCAAAGATGGACTGGTAAAATTTAGAGTAAAAAATTTAAAAGTCAATAGCGAATATTATATTGACTTTGGCGAAGCGGCATATGCGGCAAATTTTTCCGGTAATCCTGATTACAACTCCACTACTTTACGTTATGCGTATACATCACTTACTACGCCTGCTTCTGTGTATGATTATAATTTGGTAAGCAAAGATAAAAAGCTCATGAAGCAACAAGAAGTTGTGGGTGGGTACAATCCGCAGGATTATGTTTCGGAAAGGGTAATGGTTACTGCAAAAGATGGATCGAAAGTGCCTTTGTCAATTGTATATAAAAAAGGGTTTAAAAAAGATGGTACTTCTCCCCTGCTTTTATACGGTTATGGAAGTTATGGAGCAAGTATGGATGCCGGTTTTAGCAGTACAAGGCTTAGTTTATTGAACCGTGGCTTTGCTTTTGCTATTGCTCACATACGTGGAGGTCAGGAACTGGGCAGGCAATGGTACGAAGATGGAAAAATGCTAAAAAAGAAAAACAGCTTTACTGATTTTATTGACTGTGGTGAATATTTGGTGAAAGAAAAATATACTGGCAAAAATCATTTGTATGCAGAGGGCGGAAGCGCTGGCGGTTTATTAATGGGCGCTGTGGTAAATATGGCGCCTGATTTATGGCATGGCGTAATTGCCGAGGTTCCTTTTGTAGATGTGGTGAATACCATGCTGGATGAAAGCATACCGCTTACCACAAACGAGTTTGACGAATGGGGAAATCCTAAAAATAAGGAGGCTTACGATTATATTAAAAGCTACTCCCCTTATGAAAACATTGAAAAGAAAGCCTATCCCAATTTATTGGTAACAACAGGGCTGCATGATAGCCAGGTGCAATATTTTGAACCTGCAAAATGGGTGGCAAAGCTTAGAACAATGAAAACCGGCAATAATATTTTACTCTTGCATACCAATATGGACTTTGGCCACGGTGGCGCAAGCGGCAGGTTTGATTATTTGAAAGATATTGCGCTAAACTATGCGTTTTTATTTACACTGGAAGGGATTTCTAAATAA
- a CDS encoding phospho-sugar mutase — protein sequence MNAEIKKKVDQWLHGNYDEETKNAIRKLQAEYENELTDAFYKNLEFGTGGLRGIMGVGTNRMNKYTVGMATQGYANYLKQCFGNDVRVVIGHDCRNNSRSFAEITANVFAANGIKVYLFESLRPTPEISFAIRELKCQGGVVCTASHNPKEYNGYKAYWDDGAQMVPPHDKNVIAEVEKILNVADVQWNGGEKNITIIGKEMDEKYLAMVKGLSIYPEVCKAQQDLKIVYTPIHGSGIMLVPQALAQLGFKNVHIVEEQSKPDGNFPTVQYPNPEETETMSIGLKKAEELNADILLGTDPDADRVGIGLKNNEGKWILLNGNQTALLAFAYIIEARKAKGIAQPNDMVIKTIVTTYMIDEVAKKNEISCYNVLTGFKWISSMIKAKEGKENYVVGGEESFGLMIGNQIRDKDSVSAVALICEMVAYEKSKGRSIFDKLIDLYVEYGFYKESLVNIVKKGMDGAKEIAKMMEDYRKNPPKSFIGANVVQLLDFELQQGKNLSTGETWKLDLPKSNVLQFVLADGTRVSARPSGTEPKIKFYFSVNTALHNAADFNKTEKLLDDKLNALAKEMGV from the coding sequence ATGAATGCAGAAATCAAGAAAAAAGTTGATCAATGGTTGCATGGCAATTATGATGAAGAAACAAAAAATGCCATAAGAAAATTGCAGGCAGAATATGAAAACGAATTAACAGATGCGTTTTACAAAAACCTGGAGTTTGGTACTGGTGGGCTTCGTGGCATTATGGGTGTGGGTACCAACCGTATGAATAAATATACTGTGGGCATGGCTACACAGGGATATGCCAATTATTTAAAACAATGCTTTGGCAATGATGTGCGTGTAGTAATAGGGCACGACTGCCGCAACAACAGCCGCAGCTTTGCAGAAATTACTGCAAATGTATTTGCAGCAAACGGCATTAAAGTTTATTTATTTGAATCGCTAAGGCCTACGCCAGAAATAAGTTTTGCCATAAGGGAATTAAAATGCCAGGGCGGCGTAGTGTGTACCGCAAGCCATAACCCCAAAGAATATAATGGCTACAAAGCCTACTGGGACGATGGCGCACAAATGGTGCCGCCGCATGACAAAAATGTAATTGCCGAAGTAGAAAAAATACTAAATGTAGCAGATGTACAATGGAACGGCGGCGAAAAAAATATTACCATAATTGGCAAAGAAATGGATGAAAAATACCTTGCCATGGTTAAGGGCCTAAGCATTTATCCTGAAGTATGCAAGGCACAACAGGATTTAAAAATTGTATATACACCCATCCATGGTTCGGGCATAATGCTGGTGCCGCAGGCATTGGCGCAACTGGGTTTTAAAAATGTGCATATTGTAGAAGAGCAAAGCAAACCCGATGGAAATTTTCCTACGGTACAATATCCCAACCCCGAAGAAACGGAAACCATGAGTATCGGTCTAAAAAAAGCCGAGGAACTGAATGCCGATATTTTACTGGGCACCGACCCTGATGCCGACAGGGTAGGAATAGGGTTAAAAAATAACGAAGGAAAATGGATATTGCTCAATGGTAACCAAACCGCACTGCTTGCATTTGCTTATATTATAGAAGCGAGGAAGGCAAAAGGAATTGCCCAACCCAACGACATGGTAATAAAAACCATTGTTACTACTTACATGATTGATGAAGTAGCAAAGAAAAATGAAATTTCATGCTATAATGTGCTCACCGGGTTTAAATGGATTTCCAGCATGATAAAAGCAAAAGAAGGCAAAGAAAATTATGTTGTGGGTGGCGAAGAAAGTTTTGGGTTGATGATTGGCAATCAAATAAGGGACAAAGATTCTGTAAGCGCTGTTGCCCTTATTTGTGAAATGGTGGCTTATGAAAAAAGCAAAGGCCGCAGCATTTTTGATAAACTTATTGACCTATATGTAGAATATGGGTTTTATAAAGAAAGCCTGGTAAATATTGTAAAAAAAGGGATGGATGGCGCCAAAGAAATTGCCAAAATGATGGAAGATTACCGGAAAAACCCACCTAAAAGTTTTATTGGCGCCAACGTAGTTCAATTGCTTGACTTTGAATTACAGCAAGGCAAAAACCTAAGCACCGGTGAAACCTGGAAGCTTGACCTGCCCAAAAGCAATGTGTTGCAATTTGTGCTGGCCGATGGAACCAGGGTTTCGGCAAGGCCGAGTGGCACCGAGCCAAAAATTAAATTTTACTTTAGCGTAAATACAGCATTGCATAATGCAGCAGATTTTAATAAAACCGAAAAACTACTGGACGATAAACTAAATGCACTGGCAAAAGAAATGGGTGTGTAA
- a CDS encoding DUF2279 domain-containing protein, protein MIPAVVQFSAVVATLRSASKLFIVILFLFLFVPTAAQDTAYISKNKDSAKLYPQRVRLLTFASIGVYAGTTAALYQAWYKDYSQSHFHTFNDWDEWLQMDKVGHVLSAYSISKVNMELWRWTGIDRNKRIWIGGMSGAAYQTVIELLDGFSSEWGWSWADFGANMLGSSTFVAQELAWNEQRIQLKLSSHKKIYSDESLNFRSDKIFGKNVPERLLKDYNAYTYWISVAPKSFFPKSKLPAWLQVSLGIGAEGMFGARSNIAKDKFGNIIFDRSDIQRYRQWYLAPDIDLTKIKTNKKAIRILLNSLNVIKFPAPALEYSKGSFKMRWLVF, encoded by the coding sequence ATGATCCCAGCAGTAGTGCAATTTTCAGCAGTTGTGGCGACGCTCCGTTCGGCTTCAAAACTGTTTATCGTCATTTTGTTTTTGTTTTTATTTGTACCCACCGCTGCCCAGGATACTGCTTACATTTCAAAAAATAAAGATAGTGCAAAGCTATATCCACAAAGGGTACGCCTGCTAACATTTGCCAGCATTGGCGTTTATGCAGGTACTACCGCAGCGCTGTACCAGGCCTGGTATAAAGATTATTCGCAATCGCATTTTCATACTTTTAACGATTGGGATGAGTGGCTGCAAATGGATAAAGTAGGCCATGTATTGAGCGCTTACAGCATTAGCAAAGTAAATATGGAGCTATGGAGATGGACAGGCATAGACCGCAATAAACGGATTTGGATTGGCGGAATGAGTGGCGCTGCTTATCAAACTGTAATTGAGTTATTGGATGGTTTTAGCAGTGAATGGGGATGGAGCTGGGCCGATTTTGGCGCCAATATGCTTGGCAGTTCTACCTTTGTAGCGCAGGAGCTTGCCTGGAACGAGCAACGCATACAACTTAAATTATCTTCTCATAAAAAAATTTATTCAGACGAAAGCCTAAACTTCAGGAGCGATAAAATTTTTGGAAAAAATGTTCCGGAACGCTTGCTGAAAGATTACAATGCATATACTTACTGGATAAGTGTGGCACCAAAAAGTTTTTTCCCAAAAAGTAAATTGCCTGCATGGTTGCAGGTTTCATTAGGCATTGGTGCCGAAGGCATGTTTGGCGCAAGGAGCAATATTGCCAAAGATAAGTTTGGGAATATTATTTTTGACCGTAGCGATATTCAACGTTACCGGCAATGGTATTTAGCGCCGGATATTGATCTTACAAAAATTAAAACCAACAAAAAGGCCATTCGTATTTTACTGAATTCGCTGAACGTAATAAAGTTTCCTGCACCTGCGCTGGAATACAGTAAGGGAAGTTTTAAAATGCGCTGGCTGGTATTTTAA
- a CDS encoding NAD(P)H-hydrate dehydratase yields the protein MATELIKKFIAALVKPRKANTDKTDFGHALLIAGNTGKMGAAILAAKACVRCGAGLTTVCVPQKEAAIIQIAVPEAMVISRENLPADFEKFSSFGVGPGMGFDKDEEETFCRIFSGKTTAAVIDADAISILAKHKEYWKILPRQTILTPHAGEFDRLFGLNKNREQRLLRAIKFTESQDCIIVLKGHETTIVSNGKYFINKTGNAGLAKGGSGDVLTGMISALLAQAYEPLDAACIAVYLHGNAADITLGKQSLESMMASDVIENIGAAFIALKK from the coding sequence ATGGCAACGGAATTAATAAAAAAATTTATTGCGGCATTAGTGAAGCCAAGAAAAGCCAATACTGATAAAACAGATTTTGGCCATGCGTTGCTGATTGCAGGTAATACCGGTAAAATGGGCGCTGCAATACTGGCTGCAAAGGCCTGTGTACGTTGTGGTGCAGGCTTAACTACGGTATGTGTACCACAAAAAGAAGCAGCCATTATTCAAATAGCTGTGCCGGAGGCCATGGTTATTAGCCGAGAAAACCTCCCTGCGGATTTTGAAAAATTTTCATCATTTGGAGTTGGGCCAGGTATGGGTTTTGATAAAGATGAAGAAGAAACGTTTTGCCGTATTTTTTCGGGTAAAACAACAGCTGCGGTGATAGATGCTGATGCAATTAGCATTTTGGCTAAACATAAAGAATACTGGAAAATTTTACCCCGCCAAACAATTTTAACGCCACATGCAGGCGAATTTGACAGGCTGTTTGGTCTGAATAAAAACCGGGAACAAAGGCTGCTAAGAGCCATTAAGTTTACCGAAAGCCAGGACTGTATTATTGTACTAAAAGGCCATGAAACCACCATTGTAAGTAACGGAAAATATTTTATTAATAAAACGGGCAATGCCGGCCTGGCAAAAGGCGGCAGTGGAGATGTACTTACGGGAATGATATCAGCTTTGCTGGCGCAGGCTTACGAGCCTTTAGATGCCGCCTGTATTGCCGTGTACCTGCATGGCAACGCAGCAGATATTACCCTGGGTAAACAATCTTTAGAAAGTATGATGGCAAGTGATGTTATTGAAAATATTGGGGCGGCATTTATTGCACTTAAAAAATAG
- a CDS encoding ABC transporter permease, whose protein sequence is MFQGMGDPARLIVGQSGDKQTLENIRKELNLDKPKWQQFLYYLKDVSPVSVHTKEEIVAKQLQGIFIGGKYKLALKIPYFYKSYQTKKDTMGMIGDAFTGTLVLAITAMLFACFFGILLGVLAAVKKGTWVDSATLFGSISGISAPSFFMAILMAYVFGIVLHQYTGLPFTGSLMETDEVTGEKYLSLKNLILPAVTLGLRPMSIIVQLTRSSMLDVLQQDYIRTAYAKGLSKTTIIFKHALRNALNPVITAVTGWFAELLAGSFFIEYIFGWKGLGKLTVNALEKLDYPVVMGSVLFSAFIFICINMLSDYLYKVSDPRVST, encoded by the coding sequence ATGTTCCAGGGCATGGGCGACCCTGCCCGGCTTATCGTTGGCCAATCTGGCGATAAACAAACTTTAGAGAATATACGCAAAGAACTCAACCTCGATAAGCCAAAGTGGCAACAGTTTTTATATTACTTAAAAGATGTTTCGCCGGTATCAGTACACACAAAAGAAGAAATTGTTGCTAAGCAACTCCAGGGCATTTTTATTGGGGGAAAATATAAGCTTGCATTAAAAATCCCTTACTTCTATAAAAGTTATCAAACCAAAAAGGATACAATGGGCATGATAGGAGATGCTTTTACCGGAACGCTGGTGCTGGCTATTACGGCAATGCTATTTGCCTGCTTTTTTGGTATTTTGCTGGGTGTGCTTGCCGCAGTTAAAAAAGGTACCTGGGTAGATAGCGCTACGCTTTTTGGCAGCATTTCAGGCATTAGCGCACCTTCATTTTTTATGGCCATTTTGATGGCTTATGTTTTTGGCATTGTATTGCATCAATATACAGGGCTTCCTTTTACCGGCAGCTTAATGGAAACTGACGAAGTAACCGGTGAAAAATATTTGTCTCTGAAAAACCTTATACTTCCGGCTGTTACGCTGGGTTTAAGGCCTATGTCAATAATTGTGCAATTAACACGAAGCAGTATGCTGGATGTATTGCAACAGGATTATATACGCACTGCTTATGCGAAAGGTTTATCTAAAACAACCATTATTTTTAAACATGCATTACGCAATGCCTTAAACCCGGTAATAACAGCAGTTACCGGTTGGTTTGCAGAATTACTGGCAGGTTCTTTTTTTATTGAATACATTTTTGGCTGGAAAGGGCTTGGCAAACTTACCGTAAATGCATTGGAGAAGCTGGATTACCCTGTTGTGATGGGTTCGGTATTGTTCAGCGCATTTATTTTTATTTGTATCAATATGCTTTCGGATTATTTATACAAAGTTAGCGACCCGAGGGTAAGCACTTAA
- a CDS encoding DoxX family protein, translating into MKTLITIVRFIVGALFIFSGLVKAIDPLGLAYKMQEFFEAWASGGLLPGLLNSLNAQALPFSITMITLEVVVGIGLIIGWQKKFFSWILLLLVVFFTFLTGYVLFSGKIRACGCFGDCIPLTPIQTFTKDIILFILALFLLFRQKYIRPLAKPYIAGSIAVLAALLTLLLQWYVLRHLPVKDCLPFKPGNNILELRKMPADAIPDKFDYVFIYSKNGEKKEFTVNALPDSTWTYADRKQILIQRGKNNIPLINDFSFGTASGTDTTDAILGQPGEYYLLFIQNVKNYPVNWDEDKKVLEKIQQKSKSVYLVTSGRGDVEKRFPGETVFTCDFTAIKTAARSNPTLYRMNGPVIMQKWGWADFSKIE; encoded by the coding sequence ATGAAAACATTAATAACCATTGTACGTTTTATTGTTGGCGCATTATTTATTTTTTCGGGCCTGGTAAAAGCTATTGACCCGCTTGGGCTTGCCTATAAAATGCAGGAATTTTTTGAAGCCTGGGCATCTGGTGGTTTATTGCCGGGTTTATTGAATAGCCTTAATGCCCAGGCATTGCCGTTTTCCATTACTATGATTACGCTGGAAGTGGTGGTGGGTATTGGTTTAATTATTGGTTGGCAAAAAAAATTTTTTTCCTGGATATTACTTTTACTGGTTGTATTTTTTACATTTCTCACCGGTTATGTTTTGTTTAGTGGTAAAATAAGGGCATGTGGCTGCTTTGGCGATTGTATACCGCTTACTCCCATCCAAACATTTACAAAAGATATCATCCTTTTTATACTTGCATTGTTTTTATTGTTCCGCCAAAAATATATAAGGCCACTGGCAAAACCCTATATTGCCGGTAGCATTGCAGTTTTAGCTGCGTTACTTACCTTACTGCTTCAATGGTATGTATTAAGGCATTTACCGGTAAAAGATTGCCTGCCATTTAAACCAGGCAATAACATATTGGAATTACGTAAAATGCCTGCCGATGCAATACCGGATAAATTTGATTACGTTTTTATTTACAGTAAAAACGGTGAGAAAAAAGAGTTTACCGTAAATGCATTGCCCGACAGTACTTGGACCTATGCCGACAGGAAACAAATATTGATTCAAAGAGGAAAAAATAATATCCCGTTGATCAACGATTTTTCTTTCGGTACTGCTTCAGGCACAGATACTACAGATGCAATACTGGGCCAACCCGGTGAATATTATTTACTCTTTATTCAAAACGTTAAAAACTATCCCGTAAACTGGGATGAAGACAAAAAGGTTTTGGAAAAAATTCAGCAAAAATCAAAAAGTGTTTACCTGGTTACTTCAGGCAGGGGCGATGTAGAAAAAAGGTTCCCTGGAGAAACGGTATTTACCTGCGATTTTACGGCAATTAAAACCGCAGCCCGTTCAAACCCCACTTTATACCGCATGAATGGGCCAGTAATAATGCAAAAATGGGGCTGGGCAGATTTTTCAAAAATTGAATAA
- a CDS encoding DUF1599 domain-containing protein codes for MTTIEQYDEVIAGCRKTFLQKTIDYGTSWRVYRTISVADQIYIKAKRIRTIQQIQSQKIGDDIQSELQGIINYSIIGLIQLDINNDEPENLDITLLEKLYDEKVFLAKQLMTAKNHDYGEAWRDMSQESLIDLSLAKILRIRQIIANEGKTLVSEGIDANFLDILNYAVFALILISEEKLK; via the coding sequence ATGACAACAATCGAACAATACGACGAGGTAATAGCAGGTTGCCGAAAAACATTTTTGCAAAAAACAATTGATTATGGCACATCATGGCGGGTGTACCGTACCATTTCTGTCGCCGACCAAATTTATATTAAAGCAAAACGCATACGCACCATACAGCAAATACAATCGCAAAAAATAGGTGATGATATTCAAAGCGAATTACAGGGGATAATTAATTATTCTATAATTGGATTGATTCAACTGGACATCAATAATGACGAACCCGAAAACCTGGATATAACCCTGCTTGAAAAACTGTATGACGAAAAAGTTTTTTTGGCAAAACAATTAATGACGGCCAAAAACCATGACTATGGAGAAGCCTGGAGGGATATGAGCCAGGAAAGCCTTATTGACCTTTCTTTAGCAAAAATTTTACGCATCAGGCAAATTATTGCCAATGAAGGCAAAACATTGGTGAGCGAAGGAATTGATGCAAATTTTTTAGATATACTTAACTATGCTGTTTTTGCACTCATCTTAATTAGTGAAGAAAAATTAAAGTAA
- the folP gene encoding dihydropteroate synthase: protein MLTINCKGKILNLDVPLVMGIVNCTPDSFYRGFLDDSIESKKELIRQMVTDGATIIDVGGQSTRPGSSRITAKEEIKRVLPVIAHIRETHPFTIISIDTFQSEVAKEIIGAGAHIVNDISAGNMDDNMIASVGQMGVPYICMHMQGTPETMQLQPYYVDILKDVTGFFIEKIYTCQNAGITDIIIDPGFGFGKTIEHNFWLLKNLKIFEMLDKPILAGISRKSSIYKTLNISAYESLNGSTVMHTLALQNGANILRVHDVKEAMQAIVLFEKYKKTAL from the coding sequence ATGTTAACAATTAACTGCAAGGGAAAGATACTAAACCTTGATGTACCTCTGGTAATGGGTATTGTTAATTGTACGCCTGATTCTTTTTATAGAGGTTTTTTGGATGATTCAATTGAAAGTAAAAAAGAATTGATACGGCAAATGGTTACAGATGGCGCTACAATTATAGATGTAGGCGGGCAAAGCACAAGGCCCGGAAGCAGCCGTATAACTGCCAAAGAAGAAATAAAAAGGGTTTTGCCTGTTATTGCACATATCCGGGAAACACATCCCTTCACAATTATTTCTATTGATACTTTTCAAAGCGAAGTGGCCAAAGAAATTATTGGTGCCGGCGCACACATAGTAAACGATATTAGTGCAGGTAACATGGATGACAACATGATAGCCTCTGTTGGCCAGATGGGTGTGCCCTATATTTGTATGCACATGCAGGGAACCCCAGAAACCATGCAGTTACAGCCCTATTATGTTGATATTTTAAAAGATGTAACCGGGTTTTTTATTGAAAAAATTTACACTTGCCAAAATGCCGGTATTACCGACATTATTATTGATCCCGGCTTTGGCTTTGGCAAAACCATTGAACATAATTTTTGGTTGTTGAAAAATTTAAAAATATTTGAAATGCTTGATAAGCCAATACTGGCCGGCATTTCCCGCAAAAGCAGTATTTATAAAACTTTAAATATTTCGGCATACGAGTCTTTAAATGGCTCTACGGTAATGCATACCTTGGCCCTTCAAAACGGAGCAAATATCCTTCGTGTGCACGATGTTAAAGAAGCCATGCAGGCTATAGTGTTATTTGAAAAATATAAAAAAACCGCCCTCTAA
- a CDS encoding FKBP-type peptidyl-prolyl cis-trans isomerase, which produces MRKFSFLFILTVTVLAACKTPFKKGLEGTEYKIISNGGKESLTTGKFLQAHMARYYTTANGDSLLSDTRNDGGPIIMPFDSLSIPPEFFTVLKQMKKGDSAVLRIIIDSLMKKNPFGLPESFKKGHYLLTTLKLDNIYESPDVADSATKAEAELVTKRKEKQAVEQVKTDEKLLADFFAKNKIKPQKTAEGTYVEIIQPGTGPLIDTSVVVTANYTGSVLNGKVFDSNTDTSFHHTEPLPVNMTNDMSLGSPVIKGWTDGLKLLNKGAKAKLYIPSHLAYGPMSRGENLPPNSVLVFDMEVLDILSKAQAKATIEEKRQKMQEEQKQYMDSVKKVKIDTSKKK; this is translated from the coding sequence ATGAGGAAATTTTCGTTTCTCTTTATTTTAACAGTTACCGTGTTGGCGGCTTGTAAAACGCCATTTAAAAAAGGGCTTGAAGGCACAGAGTATAAAATTATTTCCAACGGCGGCAAAGAAAGCCTTACTACCGGAAAATTTTTGCAGGCGCACATGGCCCGTTATTATACTACCGCAAATGGCGACTCTTTACTTTCGGATACAAGAAACGATGGCGGTCCCATTATTATGCCTTTTGATTCATTAAGCATACCTCCTGAATTTTTTACAGTGTTAAAGCAAATGAAAAAAGGCGATAGCGCCGTATTGCGAATTATCATAGATAGCTTAATGAAGAAAAACCCTTTTGGCTTGCCAGAATCATTCAAAAAAGGCCATTATTTACTTACAACATTAAAACTGGACAATATTTACGAGTCGCCTGATGTAGCCGACAGTGCAACTAAAGCAGAAGCAGAGCTTGTTACAAAGCGCAAAGAAAAACAAGCGGTAGAACAAGTAAAAACCGACGAAAAGCTGCTGGCTGATTTTTTTGCCAAGAACAAAATAAAACCACAAAAAACAGCAGAAGGAACTTATGTTGAAATTATTCAACCGGGTACAGGTCCGCTAATTGATACTTCGGTTGTAGTAACTGCTAATTACACCGGCAGTGTACTCAATGGGAAAGTTTTTGACTCCAATACCGATACCAGCTTTCACCATACTGAACCATTGCCCGTAAATATGACCAACGATATGAGCCTGGGCTCACCGGTAATTAAAGGCTGGACGGATGGATTAAAGCTTTTAAATAAAGGCGCAAAGGCAAAATTGTATATCCCATCTCATTTGGCTTATGGCCCAATGTCCCGTGGCGAAAACCTGCCGCCAAACTCTGTACTTGTTTTTGATATGGAAGTATTGGATATTTTGAGCAAAGCACAGGCAAAAGCAACCATTGAAGAAAAACGCCAGAAAATGCAGGAAGAACAAAAGCAGTATATGGATAGCGTTAAAAAAGTAAAAATAGATACCAGTAAGAAAAAATAA